In the genome of Pempheris klunzingeri isolate RE-2024b chromosome 11, fPemKlu1.hap1, whole genome shotgun sequence, one region contains:
- the klhl17 gene encoding kelch-like protein 17, with product MMEGGMQLLNRDGHSISHNSKRHYHDSFVSMNRMRQRGLLCDIVLHVSNKEIKAHKVVLASCSPYFHAMFTNEMSESRQTHVTLHDIDSQALEQLVQYAYTAEIVVGEGNVQTLLPAASLLQLNGVRDACCKFLLSQLDPSNCLGIRGFADTHSCSDLLKSAHKYVLQHFVEVSKTEEFMLLPLKQVLDLISSDNLNVPSEEEVYRAVLSWVKHDIDGRRQHVPWLMKCVRLPLLRRDFLMSNVDTELLVRHHSECKDLLIEALKYHLMPEQRGVLSNSRTRPRRCEGASPVLFAVGGGSLFAIHGDCEAYDTRTDRWHMVASMSTRRARVGVAAIGNRLYAVGGYDGTSDLATVESYDPITNSWQPEVSMGTRRSCLGVAVLHGLLYAAGGYDGASCLNSAERYDPLTSTWTSIAAMSTRRRYVRVATLDGSLYAVGGYDSSSHLATVEKYDPQSNTWTAIANMLSRRSSAGVAVLDGMLYVAGGNDGTSCLNSVERFNPKTNTWEGVAPMNIRRSTHDLVAMDGWLYAVGGNDGSSSLNSIEKYNPRSNKWVAASCMFTRRSSVGVAVLELLNFPPPSSPTLSVSSTSL from the exons ATGATGGAGGGGGGCATGCAGCTGCTCAACCGAGATGGCCACAGCATCTCGCACAACTCAAAGCGCCACTACCACGACTCCTTCGTGTCCATGAACAGAATGCGACAGCGTGGCTTGCTGTGCGACATTGTGCTCCATGTCTCCAACAAAGAAATCAAGGCACACAAAGTGGTGCTGGCATCCTGCAGCCCCTACTTCCACGCTATGTTTACCA ATGAGATGTCAGAGAGTCGGCAGACCCACGTCACCTTGCATGACATTGACTCTCAGGCCTTGGAGCAGCTGGTCCAGTACGCCTACACAGCAGAGATTGTGGTCGGGGAAGGCAATGTGCAG ACGTTGCTCCCAGCTGCCAGCCTGCTGCAACTCAACGGGGTGCGGGATGCCTGCTGTAAGTTTCTCCTCAGCCAGCTGGACCCCTCCAACTGCCTGGGCATCCGCGGATTCGCTGACACGCACTCCTGCAGCGACCTGCTCAAGTCGGCACACAAGTATGTCCTGCAGCACTTTGTGGAGGTGTCCAAGACAGAAGAGTTCATGCTGCTGCCACTGAAACAG GTCCTGGATTTGATCTCCAGTGACAATCTCAATGTGCCATCTGAAGAGGAAGTGTATCGGGCTGTGTTGAGCTGGGTGAAACATGATATAGATGGACGCAGGCAGCATGTGCCTTGG CTGATGAAGTGTGTGCGGCTGCCGCTGCTGAGGCGAGACTTTCTGATGAGCAACGTGGATACAGAGCTGCTGGTGCGTCACCACTCGGAGTGCAAGGACCTGCTGATTGAGGCTCTCAAGTACCACCTGATGCCTGAGCAGAGGGGAGTCCTCAGTAATAGCCGGACACGCCCACGACGCTGTGAGGGCGCCAGCCCTGTGCTCTTCGCCGTTG GTGGTGGCAGCCTGTTTGCCATCCACGGAGACTGCGAAGCGTATGACACCAGGACAGATCGCTGGCACATGGTGGCGTCCATGTCCACTCGGCGGGCACGGGTGGGCGTGGCAGCCATTGGGAACAGACTGTATGCTGTTGGAGG ATATGATGGCACCTCAGATCTTGCTACCGTAGAGTCCTATGACCCCATCACGAACTCCTGGCAACCTGAGGTTTCCATGGGAACACGGCGGAGCTGCTTGGGTGTTGCCGTCCTGCATGGTCTGCTGTATGCTGCTGGAGGTTATGATGGAGCCTCCTGCCTCAATAg tgCAGAGCGTTATGACCCTCTGACCAGTACATGGACCTCGATTGCTGCCATGAGCACCCGTAGGAGATATGTACGAGTAGCAACTCTGG ATGGCAGCTTGTATGCAGTGGGAGGTTATGACAGCTCCTCACATCTCGCAACAGTGGAGAAGTATGACCCCCAG AGCAACACATGGACAGCCATTGCCAACATGCTGAGTCGGCGCAGCAGTGCCGGGGTGGCTGTGCTGGACGGCATGCTGTACGTCGCCGGAGGCAATGATGGCACCAGCTGCCTGAACTCAGTGGAGCGGTTCAACCCCAAGACAAACACCTGGGAGGGAGTGGCCCCCATGAACATACGCAG GAGCACCCATGACCTTGTGGCTATGGATGGCTGGTTGTACGCAGTGGGAGGTAACGACGGCAGCTCCAGTCTTAACTCCATCGAGAAATACAACCCGCGCAGCAACAAATGGGTCGCGGCATCCTGCATGTTCACACGGCGCAGCAGTGTGGGTGTGGCTGTGCTGGAGCTACTGAACTTCCCTCCGCCCTCCTCGCCCACCCTCTCGGTTTCCTCCACCAGCCTTTGA